ACCGGTTGCGGTTTGGTGCCCGACTCCTCATAGCGGCGTTACGAGGTTAATTCGGTTTGGGTCGAATCCAGCAACTCGCACAATTCACATTACTCCACTCCGTTAGAAATCGAGAGCGCTGGTCGCAACAATACAAACTGTAGTATTTGGCGAACGGCCAGAGTAAACCCCAGGGCCGGCGCACTTCATTTAGTCGTCAGAATCTTAAGCACTTTGAGCAGGTATTGATCGTCCCAGGCGGCCTTCATGCGTCGAGTACGAATGCTGCCCTTGGTGTCCGCCCGCTGGAGCAGGGACAGGGCAACCCGGCGAATCATGCCCAGGTTGGCCCCGGCGTGTCCGGCCCGAGCCCGGCTGTCGTCTTCCCGGAACGCGATGTCCAGACACCAATGGAGCCCGTTCTCAATGCCCCAATGGTTGCGGATGTACCCCGCCAGCTCGACCGCCCCGATCCGCAAGCTGGTGAGGTAGTAATGAGCGGTGCTCTCATTCGGCTTCCCGTTCACCACCCGCTCCCGGCACACCAGGGCCACGGCCCCAACATCGGCCCACCCGCTCGGTAGCCCTTCCGGATCTTCAACCACCGTCACGTACCGCTCTTCCTCGCGCCCGTGCCCGTCCTCGACCGCGGACCCCATGTCACACCCGGCGAACGCGTCCTCCCCGGCCCGCGCGAACACCTCCGCCACCGCGCCGCGCAACCCCTTCTGGTTCCCCTTCACGCACACCACGTAATGCCCGCCCTGGGTGCGGATCTGGGACACCAACTCCTTCTGGCAAAAGGCCGCGTCGACGGTCACCACCGCGCCCGTCAGATCCAGGGCGCCCAACAGATCTGGGGCCGTGGTGATCTCGTGTCCGCCCTCGGGCACGGACCGCTGGCCCAGGATCAACCGGTTCTCCACGGCCCACGCCTCGACCAGATGCAAGCACCCGGTGAACGTGTTCTTGGTGGACCGCCGGGCGCTCTTACCATCGATCGCCACGTGCACCAGGCCGGTACTCTCGCATGCGGCTGCCATCCAGCGCCCGAACCGGTCCGCGAACGCGTCCGGGTCCAGCTTGGCGAACACGCGCTCGAACGTGTCCGGGCTCGGAACCCCGTGGGGCAACCGCAGGTACGGGGCGAACAACGTTTGCTTGGCCCGACCGAACGCGGCCACCTGGTCCCACCCGTCGGCCCCGGCGATCACCGCACACGTGGCCAACGTGAGGATATCCACCAGCTCATGCAACTTGTTCTTCGTTTCGCGGCGCGGGTCTGGCACATCCGCAAACACCGCCAGCAGCGGAATACTCATCGGGGTTCCTCCATAACAACCCCGATATAGACGTAAATGCGGCTGCCGTCACGGGTTCATAGTGCGCCAACCCTGGAGTAAACCCAGAAGGTCGCGCGGGATATCGAGCACCGTGAACGGGTGTTCGGTTGTTTTTCTCGGGCGGCAAACGTGACTGAAAGAGCACATTTTCGAGGGGTATTAGGTAACCTCGGGATCGCCCCGCCCGAGCCGGCACTCGCGCCGATCTGAGCGCCCGTCCCGCAACTGGCGCCACGCGCCACGATCAGCTCCGGCCAGATCGGTCGTCGTGACCTCCCGGTGCCGCGTCGCCAGACCAGTCACCCGCTCAGCCGCGCCCCACAGTACCAACGCCGGACTTGCGACCGGTCGAGCAGCGCTCGTGATTCCGTGACCCCCGAACGCGCGATCCAGGCCGCTGTTGGTGCGCGGCACTCCGGTCGTGCCCTAGCGCCCGAACCGCCCGGGCCAATAACTCCGACGCACGTCCACGAACAGGGCCACCGCCCAAGGCCCCGACCATCTCTCAGTGCCGGGTCATCGCGTGCAGCACCCTCTCGACGGAACCCGAACGGTGGCCCCGACAAGCCCGACTGAGCCGAGGATGTGTGCTCACCCACCCGAGCGCCAAGTTCCGCGGCGCAAATGCACCGCGGGCCAAGTCCAGGGCGACCCGCAGGGCGTGCGCACTATGAACGGCTGACGGTGTAGGGTTTTATGTCTACACCGAGGGCATCTGGAGGATATCCAATGCCCCTCGCGCTGACCACGGTGTTTGCGGACCTGCCCGACCCACGGATCGAGACTGCCAACAAGTTGCACCCGCTGACGGACATCCTGGTGATCGCGACGTGCGCGGTGATCGCTGGGGCCGACGGGTGGGAGGAGATCGCCGAGTACGGACAGAGCAAGGAGGACTTCTTTCGACGGTTCCTCGAACTGCCCAACGGGGTGCCGAGCCACGATACATTCGAGCGCGTGTTCGCCAAACTCGATCCCGATGCGTTCGCCGACCGGTTCGGGCGCGGGATGCGCGCGTTGTGCGAATCGACGGGGTTGGTCCACATCGCGGTCGACGGGAAGAGCGCACGGCGTTCGGCCCAAGGCACGTTCACCGGGTGCCTGCACTTGGTCAGCGCATGGGCCACCGAGAGCCGCCTGATCCTGGGCCAGCGGTCGGTGCCCGAGGGCGGGCACGAGATCACCACGGTGCCCGACCTGTTGGCCGCGCTGAACCTGAACGGCGCGGTGGTGACGCTGGACGCGGCCGGGTGTCAGAAGGCCACGGTCGAGCAGATCCGCCAGCAGGGTGGGGACTATGTGGTGTGCGTGAAGGGGAACCAGAAGGGGCTGCACGACGCCGTGGCCGACGTGTTCGACCGCGCCGGGGGCGCGGAGCTCGCGGGGTGCGACATGGCGGGCGAGGCGGGTGTGGGGCACGGGCGCGAGGAAGAGCGGTACGTGACTGTGGTCCAAGACCCCGAGGGCTTGCCGGGCGGGTGGACCGATGTCGGCGCGGTCGCACTGGTGTGTCGGGAGCGCCGGGCCAAAGGCCAGAAGAGCGAAGGCACGGGGCACTACTACATCACCAGCTTGCGCGCGCGCGCGGCGGTGTTGGCGGGTTACATCCGGAACCATTGGGGCATCGAGAATGGGCTGCATTGGGTGTTGGACGTGGCGTTCCGTGAGGACGATAGCCGCGCCCGCACCGGACACGCGGCAGCGAATCTGGGGATGCTCCGGCGCGTGGCCGTGTCCCTGTTGACGCGCACCAAGGTCAAAGGCAGTATCAAAACCCGGCGCATGAAGGCCGGGTGGGATGACAACTACCTACTGCAAGTTATCCAAGGAATTACAGCCTAATAAAGTGCGCACGCCCTGGGGCGACCCGAGTGATCCGTTCCAGTCGCACCAACTCCGGCGACGCGCCCTTCGCCCGCACCCGACCCAGGCCCCGGCGCCCGCTCCCAGCCGGGGGTGGGCTGAAGTTCCACGCCCGGCTGGGAGCGGGCGCTCGTCGTCGGTGACCGCGCTTCGTCGGCCAAGCAGAGCCGTTTAGTGTGTTGATCTTGGCAGGTCGGGTGAGTCCGGGTATTCGCCTTCGGTTCCGTGAATCGAAGGCCGGTATGGAAGCCGCGCCGTCCTTGGCGGAGGTTCTGGCCACGATCCCCGATCCGCGTGATCCGTCGAGGCTTCGGCCCCCACTCCCCGCGGTCTTCAACCTGTTGGCCGTAGCCACACTCGCGGGCATTCGCGCGCTCACCACCACCGCCCCGTTCGCCCGCGACCACGGTACCCCGCTAGCCCACGCCTTGGGTTCCGGTCCGCCCGAGCGCCGTGCAAGGGCACGCCCAGCCTCCTGCGCTCGCTGTCGGTCAGGAGGCCGTGCAGGTACCCCCCGGCCCAGCGCGCGGGCTTGGCCGGGGGGAAGTCCGGGGCAAATAGGGCCGCGCACTCGCGCAGGCGGTCGAGAACGGCCAGGTCGAGGTTCGGAGTGTATGTCTTCATGACCGGTTAGAGACCCGAACCCGACTGTCGGGTGCGGGCTTCTAACGGAGTAGTGTTACTGACCGCTGCGCAAAGGCGGTCGAACTTTCATAGCCCCAATCCGGCCTGGACAAAGAAGGCTTGGACCAGGCGAGGTTTCTGGCGCAGCCGACCGATGGCGAGCTCGTCTCGTCAAGGTATAGACCTGGCCCTCCGGGTCATCCCGCCCATGACCGACAGGTGGTCCCGCGTTTGCTTCTCGCGGATCACCGGGCCTGGGCCCTTGGTCCGCACTTACGCCCCAACTCTGGTAACAGATAGAACCCGATTCGTCGTTTCGGGACCACTGTTGCGGGCCCGCACGAGCCAACAGCTGACGGCGTCCTCGATGACTCCCAAGGCCGTGGCGCTGCGCCGCTGAAACCCGCCCTGCTCCCTGAGTTGCAAGGCTCGAAACCTCCGCCACTCGCGCCATCACCAGGGGCGAAGTCCAAAGACTCCATATCCCATTTTAGGGGCCAAGAAGTTCGACCGCCTTTGCGCACCGGCCCGCGGAAGAAGAGCTGCGGCCCAGAGCCACCGGCGGACGGCGCTCCGGGCGCCGGCGAACGTGGCGGTCGCCTTGCCGGGCCACGACACGGCACCGACCCGCTTCGGCTCCGGGGCGCGGGGAACAGGAACGCGACCACCGAGTGCAACCCCAACAGGCACGGGCCGGCGCGGAGGGCCGTGTTCTCGCGCCACCCGCGCGTGGTCTCCAATCCGAGTCCCGACCGGGCTTCCTGGAACGTGGTTTCGATGCTCCGGCGCCCGCAGTAGTGACCGATCACGGTCGAAGGCGTCGGCTTGCCCTCCCGGTGCGTGCCGTGGTGTCCTTGACGAACCCCGCGCGCAATGGGACCAGCCCCTCACCGGCCTTGTACCCGTGACCGGTCCCGTCGAGGGCCGCGACACGCCGCTTCCCGCCCCGTACCACCCGACTTCCAACCGGGCGAAGGCCGCGGCGGCGGCAACGCCCCCTCGGGGCTTCGCCCGGCGCGTGCCCTTAACCCGTGGGCACCCGGGTCCGTTGTACGGCGGGGGGCGGGTCGAACAGGTTGGCGTCCGGGTGCAACGTGCTCACCAACACGAGCCGGGTCCGGTGCCGGTGCCCGAACCGCGCCCGGCTCGTGGGTGCCGTAGCGCCACCGACACACCGGCCCGTCGGTGACGAGGCGGCCGAGCACGAGCCGCATCAGGGCGCACCCGCGCGCCCGTCCCGACCACGGGCGCGAGACCGGACGCGCGGGTAGTCGGTGCCCCGGTGCCCGACGACGGGGCGCGCGCAACGAGTTGGCCACGGTGCGCCGACCGGTGGTCCGCACCGACCAGGGGCGCCGAGAACCGCGGGTACGTCGGTCCCGTGAATGAGAACCCGAGCGCGGCGACCCGGGGCCGCGCCTCGGGTGGTGGAATCACGGCGACCGTCCGTGGGCGAGGGGCACGAGACCTCAGTAACACTCATGCTACCCCGCCGCGGGCGGCTACCCCGAATCGGCACCAGTCGAGCTGAGAAAACCTGTTACCGTCGTGCCAGACGTACCACGAATCTTTCCCTTTGCGATAACACAGACTGCCAGTCTTTTGCATCGGTTATGCACCAATCCATGCACCAAAACCGCTCTTGCCTTACCGCTTGACGTTGTTGAGGTGCTCGAGCGCCATGAGGAGGGCCTGCGTGCCCTTGCGCCCGTAGCCCTGCGCCCGCACGGCTTCGTAGAGCTGCTTCGCGAGGCCCAGACCCGGCAGCGACAGGTTCATCTTCTCAGCCTCGACCAGGGCGATGC
This region of Gemmata massiliana genomic DNA includes:
- a CDS encoding ISAs1 family transposase, translated to MPLALTTVFADLPDPRIETANKLHPLTDILVIATCAVIAGADGWEEIAEYGQSKEDFFRRFLELPNGVPSHDTFERVFAKLDPDAFADRFGRGMRALCESTGLVHIAVDGKSARRSAQGTFTGCLHLVSAWATESRLILGQRSVPEGGHEITTVPDLLAALNLNGAVVTLDAAGCQKATVEQIRQQGGDYVVCVKGNQKGLHDAVADVFDRAGGAELAGCDMAGEAGVGHGREEERYVTVVQDPEGLPGGWTDVGAVALVCRERRAKGQKSEGTGHYYITSLRARAAVLAGYIRNHWGIENGLHWVLDVAFREDDSRARTGHAAANLGMLRRVAVSLLTRTKVKGSIKTRRMKAGWDDNYLLQVIQGITA
- a CDS encoding ISAs1 family transposase encodes the protein MSIPLLAVFADVPDPRRETKNKLHELVDILTLATCAVIAGADGWDQVAAFGRAKQTLFAPYLRLPHGVPSPDTFERVFAKLDPDAFADRFGRWMAAACESTGLVHVAIDGKSARRSTKNTFTGCLHLVEAWAVENRLILGQRSVPEGGHEITTAPDLLGALDLTGAVVTVDAAFCQKELVSQIRTQGGHYVVCVKGNQKGLRGAVAEVFARAGEDAFAGCDMGSAVEDGHGREEERYVTVVEDPEGLPSGWADVGAVALVCRERVVNGKPNESTAHYYLTSLRIGAVELAGYIRNHWGIENGLHWCLDIAFREDDSRARAGHAGANLGMIRRVALSLLQRADTKGSIRTRRMKAAWDDQYLLKVLKILTTK